One window from the genome of Streptomyces sp. WZ-12 encodes:
- a CDS encoding ATP-binding protein, whose translation MACTAELPATSAEARDLVDALLRACHQGVDEIVVADALLITSELVTNALRHAGGVTGFTARITGGRLEVTVEDASPLRPSAPVDARDGRVGGYGWSLVHRLATSVAITSTTAGKVIHVALRLM comes from the coding sequence GTGGCTTGCACAGCGGAACTCCCCGCCACGTCGGCAGAGGCACGTGACCTCGTCGACGCACTGCTGCGCGCCTGCCACCAGGGCGTCGACGAGATCGTGGTGGCCGACGCCCTGCTGATCACTTCGGAGTTGGTCACCAACGCCCTGCGGCACGCGGGCGGGGTCACCGGCTTCACCGCCCGCATCACGGGCGGACGTCTCGAAGTGACCGTCGAGGACGCCAGCCCGCTGCGCCCCAGCGCCCCGGTCGACGCCCGCGACGGCCGGGTCGGCGGCTACGGCTGGTCCCTCGTCCACCGGCTCGCCACCTCCGTCGCCATCACCTCCACCACGGCCGGCAAGGTCATCCACGTGGCACTGCGACTGATGTGA